DNA from Elaeis guineensis isolate ETL-2024a chromosome 2, EG11, whole genome shotgun sequence:
gaagagtcccaaaccagtgggactcttgaccccgtacCCAAAtggtgtggaactcatgatcagataatcctgattctcgatcacagaatctcagacatgtaggactcaaagtcttcgagcattaggactcttggtcgaagagtcccaatccagtgggactcttcaccagccatcagatcagattggaacctctaatgtgtgtgaccccgtaggttcgaacctaagtcggtagcacaggaatcaattcctgtactaatcgaagtgaccatctagcaatggtacccaatatccggataggtcgaataatcgcaatcacaacattcagaacctacgcgaatatggttactgtataattcatccccttttgatccctgtgtataggacgactcagggttaaactactaaccctgatcagatcattcgaatcgtactcaactcaatcagtcctgtgactcctcactaggactaccctgactaaagttttgctaaattgaaacacgactgcacacagctcctgaactggagtggtcaatcccatcttgacacacgcaccgacaagtcaagtacttgactacacccagcagccttccgtcactgaattaaaaattcaggtagtccagtgcctaagtgcagtgagttgcttgtaagtcaccgtggcggtctcaggtcggaggaacatttatacccatatcccatcggagtaaatcttgacagcagaaaaagcttcagagtcggtcatgttcaatacagatatacccttatatctcacctgtatgccataccagtatctccacactccttggttaagaggacaaccaacccatatggcacacaacgacctatgcttgataaacgttgttgtccttggtaacaatgtatcatttggtcacgaacaggtttaaggactaaacgacaaatcctcttttgtcgagtctaaatagtcctaaagacttcaccacaacacaggagttcattagaagatgaaacaatttatgatgaaaaatactaaaataacttttatttatttatagttcatatactaatacagaaaagagcacaaccgtcaatagactgacgattggctttgggacactattctaaatacttcgatgatcgatcagatgtctccttcttcttgatttagactctttcaaagatgagaagtggaagaaagagttttagatgtgagacactcttagaaaactcacagataaaggaagagaagaggtgaactcagcaatcctagaagaagaccctcttcttcttctctttgctctaacccagacacttaattttgtgtctattacatCTCTacgccccaatactctttctccctaattttcacatgccccaaaggtctctcaatactctataattcataaaaatctcaagaataaattcatcttaaataaagagatatgaagaatccttgtctaggtcaaatacctagtcaaagaaaattcaaacagggcaagacaagtggtgcccaactcttgggcgccccttttttctttttctgccatggaccactagcaaagagtgcacaatatgtgccataaaattcataaaaatctcaaaaaaaaattaggtaaaatcagtgccataaggaaagagttttggtttcctaaaattctatctcatagaatttaaaatccaaactaattcttactttgacttgatccataatcacattccatataagagagaaagagtgaaaagtttttgatgtgcgtgaagacctgggagagaaggttttgtcacacaaaataagagagagtgggcgtgggggcctaaggtggtgcaaggtggaatcctaatcttactagggttcaatctatgacttgttcaaatttgatttctcaaaccaaatcaaatcaaaaccaaatcaatctaattaaaatagatcttaacctaattaagaatctaatttaattagattaaattagatttaaatctaatttaattttttaatcaaattaaaaattaggttggcccaagtcctaattgaactaggactagttttttcttgcacttggcttatccaataaactaattagacttgatccaatcaagcccaaactaaatctaataaaattatattcaattaaacttaatctcagtctattgacttaatcaaattaaatcaattagcaatcgaattgctaatcgatcctcctgcaacacttgcactaggttaaatgtcaatcgtattgatcgtttatccctagaacgattcttaatcattgatcaaccatccgatcaaatAGTGaaatctaatgtatgtgacctcataggtctgaacctaagtcggtagcataggaataaatttttgtaccaatcgaagtgaccatctagcaatggtacctgacgtccggataggtcgaatgtgtagaacaacatccttagaacccatgcggatatagtttccatataattcatccccttgaccaaaatacttataggacacctcaaagttcaactgtcaactctaatcaggttgtccacattgtaattcaaaatatcaaattcatctgatggattatcctggccaaggttttgctaaattgaaatatagtgactcattcttctccaactcttgaagtgatcaatcctatcttgatcacactctgacttggcaagtacttaactgtgcccaaaaaccttccgtcactgaattaaaaattcagttagtccaataccaaagcacagtgagttgcttgcaagtcactgaggcgatcttagatctaagggacacttatacttatatcccatcaaagacatattcgacaacagaatgctctagagttggttacgttcaatgatgatgtacccttacatctcacctgtatgccataccagtgtctccatactccttggttaagaaaacaaccaacccatatggcctacagtgacctatgctcgatagaagctgtcgtccttattaacagcctatcatttgatcatgaatagttttaaggactaatcgataagtcctctctttatcgaacctaaatagtcctaaagacttcatcacaacaacggagttcattagaagatcaaaacttatgatgaaaaaaccaaaaatatattttatttattaataaattaattataatacaagattgctcaaccatcaacaggttgacgattggcttttgggacatatttcccaacatgtCAGAAATATTCCAACATACAACATCAATCAGCTAGTTGACATCAATCATTGCACCATAGCCATTCGTACAATGGAGAATTGACATACTCGGTCCATTCCCTCCGACGTCTggtcagagaaaatttttagtgatcgtcaaagattgcttcatcaaatgggtggaagctgaacctctggTGCAGAttactgaaagtaagatggaagacttcaacCAGAAGTCAATCATATACAGATTCAGTTTGTCACATATCATCATCATCGACAATGGTCGATAATTCGataatcaaaactttaaaaaattttgtacaaaaCTTCATATTATGCACAAACTCACTTCAGTCGGCCATCTACAATCTAATGGTGAAATAAAAATAACAAACCAAACGATTCTATATGGTCTCAAAACTAGATTGAATAAAGTCAAAGGCctctggatggaagaattatatctgATCTTATAGGCATATCGGATGACTCCTCTATACCAATGAGAGAATCACCATTCAActtgacctatgggatagaagCAGTAATTCCACTGGAGATTGGATTGCCATCAATAAGAGTCGAACAGTATGCTAAGTCAAATAATTTTGAATGTTGAAGAGCCGACTTGAACTTACTCTCAGAAGATCGACAGCAAGCTCAAATTCAGATGACCGCATACCGACAaagagtagcccgatattacaatgtGAAGGTCAAACCAAAGATTTTTTATCCAGGAGATTTGGTCTTGAGGAAAGCAGAAGTTTTAAAAcctttagatcaaaaaaaattatcttcaaacttgggaaggaccttacaggGTGGCCAAAACACGTCGTCTGGATATATACTGATTAGAGACTCTTGATGGAATAATTATTCTTCAAACTTGAAATGCTGATAAtatgaaaatatattatcaataaagttgttagCATGTGCAACATAATTGAATTAGAATCATCAAAGTCTGACTTTTCTTCAATGTTCAGTTATCTACAAAAATGATATCAAACTGACTAATAACCAGCGAATATATACCGATCCCATCTCGATCGAACAACTATGAATATTGATTCAAGTCAAATGACTACTCATGCTGACTTAGCTATGACTGAGTAGAATAATATACTGATTCAATTACAGTTGAACAAAATAACAAACCGATGCGACTTCGATCAGTTGAAGGATATTCAGCTAAATCCCATCTATCAAATACTTAGAAAAATCTATGCCCAAAGTTTAGTCAACTGACACTTGACTACACTTAGAAAAATTTGTGCCTACAATTCAGTTGGCTAGTATCCAACTAATAGACAGATTCTATAACTTCAACTATTGATTGATATTTGGTTATCTGACTGATATTCAACTATATCGACAATAATGAGGATCAAGTTTAAAAAGGTGATATACAAAGAATTCCATACATAGAAAATCTACAATACTTGAAaaactttttcttttcattcatgaGTAAAAAGGTTACAAAATTGGACCTAAAGTTCAATTACAAAGGTGAGTTGGACTATTGTTCGattacaaagaaaagaaaaatttctacACTGGTCACCAATCGACCTCTTCCTCGATAGTGTCGGTAGTCGGAGCAACACCAATCTCATGGCCTTCAATAGTAGCCGACTCCGGTATGGCTTCCTCCATAACTAGAACAGACTCTGGTGCAGTCGATACAGCTTCTTCAGTCGGCACTGCTCCTTCAACAACCGCTTCTTCTTCCGAATCAAGGGCGGTGATACTGCTTAGGTCCAAATCTGGGTATAATTTTTCGACCGCATCTTTACCATCTTCACAGCCAACATAGTAAGAAACGTAGCCACTCACAAGGATTTTATTTTTGAAGTCTTCGGATTCTTTGTAATCCTTGACGGCCTACTCCCATGCCGACTCAAAGCATCCTTGGTCGATTGTGCTTCCTCCTTAACGGAGGCCGACTCTGCATCGGTTAGTGCCAATCTTACTTCAGTGGCCCgatgcttctttctttcttcatccAACTCTTTAGCGCAGCCATCACAATCTTTCTAGAGCTGATTAACTTcatgcttcttcttttttatttgagACTCCTGAGATTTGATGGTCTGCTGTGCCGATTCCAACTTGGCACGAGCCGATTGCAGATCGCCTCTTGCCGACTCCAACTCGGCTCTTACCAACTCCAATTCTATCTTCATACGAGAGTTCTCCTCTTGATACTTTGCCTCTCGCTCGGTCATCACCTAGAGTCATTCAGTAACTGCAGCTTTCTCGGTGCTTGCGATTGCGACTTTCTCCATCCACAGTCAACAAAAGTCGGTAATTTTTTGATATCCACTCTTCAATGTCTGCATATCATGTGCTAgctgaaagaaaaagaagacaagttagatgaagtaaaaaaataaaaaaaagagtaaaATATCGACTTACGCTGAGTATCATCTGATAGAAAGATGAAAATATTTCGAATACAATTCGATCCTTTCTATTCTCCCTATCAATTGAGAGAAGTGTAGCATCGATGAGCTACTTGACCAATTTTGGGTTGGCTAAGGCCGACTCACCTGTAGAGATCTGGACATTGAAAAGTACTGTGAAGCCCGTCGATGACCCGTCATCAGCCAAAATAGCTGGTGCGTTCCCCTTCTCTCTGGTTGGTGGTCACTCACTTGAGGCCACCATCCATTCGGGTGTTGAGGGTGCTCGAGAGAGTGTCGGCCCAATTGAAGGTGCTCGAGGTACCGTCAACACCGCTATGGTTGGTTCAGGTTTGGGTGTGGCCGCAGACTCTGTCCGACCCCCTATCGATGAGATTATGGTCGGTGTTGTCTTCGTTAAAGCTGGTATAATGACCATGACATCATCATCTCTGTTCCCCTCTAGCAGGTGGTGCATCGACCGGTGGAAGCATTGTTGGAGCTAACAATGCGATGACAGGTTCAGCTTCTGGGATGACTATCGATGGAGTGTCAGTCTCTCTCACTGATGCCGACTGTGCCTCAGCCCAACTCTTCTTTGGTGCTCGGGATGATCCGACACCAGTCGCTGCTCTTTTTTTGGCGGTATGCTATCGAATGTCGGCCATTGAAATCCACACCGCTAGACGCATAACTGCAATCAAAAAGCAAAACGGCTTAGTTACAAAGTTCAaagacaaatgaaaaataaaaaaaaaatccaactaaGCTATACCTAAAGAAGTCACTAGACTAAGTCTGGCTTCATAAAGAGCTTGCTCCATCAGTAGCTCTTGTTGCGTAGGGATTTTCATATCCTTCAATCAGAGAAAATCCTCTCGATCGATGACTTCGATTCGACTATGTTTATTAGGACTTGTTTTTGGATCTCTTGAggatgaaggaaagccccaagatgaagaagaagaaataaaaaaaattagttcttccacccatggatggcGAAGGAAGGTCAGAAATAAAAGACAGATCCTTCCttaggttgaagaaccaccaacccttaGCTTTTTGGTGGAGATGAAGAATAAAAAAAGTATGAAATAGAGAAGGCCGAGGGTTGGTCAGAATCATATGACATAACAAAGTAAAACTGATGATTAATCGAATGAAATTTGGACCTAGCTAGGCAGGACAAAGACCGTAATAATCTAGAAGATTTCGAACAAACTTcggaatagaaaaataaaaattagctcGAAGGTCTTCCACATAAACTGCTATCGGATTTGAAGGAGGAGAACTCACCCGACCGTCCAGACCAGATGCAAAAAGCTGAAATTACTTCAGGATACGATATTATTTCCGTAGTTGATCAACGTTGGATCCAGATAAGGAAGACACTTCCATATCCGAATCCAAAGGAGAATCATCAATCAGGTCACTCGATCGACTATCCCGAGGGAGCTCATCTACTCTAACCTTTTCTTATCCTTCTTATTGCTACTAGCCATTGAAAATGACAAGAAAGGAAATCAAAAAAGActagaaaaggaagagaagaaagagaagcctAACCTGAAACTAAGGGATGATCTGGAGACCACGAAAACACAAAGAAAAAGATTCCTAGACCCCTGAAACTCTTGATACTCAGAGAAAGCCCTCGTCTGCAAGAGAATGATAAGTAGAAAAGCCAAAAATCTAAATAAAAGTGACATTATATATATAGAGCCCATCAACGGTCGGGATGGATTTGTTCAGATCAAGATCACACCAGATTTTGatatgtggctacatcaaaaccgaTCATTGATCAGATGGTTCGACGTACCTACTGTCTGATTGTGCCACATCATCTCAATCCGAGTGAACCGTTAAAAGTCAATAACAATTGGATGCATGGCGGAAATATACTTGTTAGAATCAAATCGATCGGATCATCCGGCTGCCTAACCGTCTTCTCGAATTGACATCCCAATGATGGTCTCATGATTATTGAAACGATAAAATGACTGGAGACTTTTCGATTTTAGAAGGAATCATTAATGTCTGCAGTTGAATTGGAGCTCGAGATAATATGTGACAATTCTCTTCATCCAACGTGTCAATCCATGTGTCAACTCACATGTCAAGTACTTTgaacttgggagtggggggcaactattgaAACAATTGGATCTACTCCCTCAGATTCATAGTCAGTGAACCCGATACTTAGTCAGGTGCAACGAATGGAACCTCCGACTATCAATCTATTACACTGATACATAGTTGGAGATTTTCGATCAATTTCTATCCGAGACCAATTCAGTTAGAATAATCAACCGACGGTCAGCCGATATACCATAAATATTGATATACAATTGGTACATCATGATTACTAACATACAGTCGGCACACGCAGACTACTGACATAAAGTCGGTATATCAAAAATCGCCAGTGCAGAAAGCGCATAACGACTATATACTATGATCATCAGAGGGCCTTAACTGATTATCCCACAATTACATTGTGCCTAAATAAGAGGGATCCATGTGTCTAACCATTACAAACGGTTACCAACAGATTATCTATAAAAAGAAGGTAAATGAATAGCTTTGGTAAGACACTTCTGAGCTAACACTCTGCCGCTTTAAAAATTATATCAGTTGTTCACCActccccactgacttaagcatcagagagtTTCCGCCGGATATAATTTTGATCTGCGGACTTCTTTTATAGGTTGCTCTTCATCGAAGCTAGGCGCAATAGGAGATTGGTCGCAACAGATCCAAATCTTAAGTTTAATATCTCCACCCTCATTTGGCAAGAAAGGATTGATTGAATTGATTGATGTCcattactcctaatcctccctcaTCTTCTTGAAGACACATTGTGCTCCAATGAATTTTACAAAATACTTCATTGACCATTTTGTCTGAATTCTATAAAGATCTCCAAAACCGTCAATTTTTCTCACAACCCATACAGTTAATTTGGATAAAGACATGCAATAGAGAAGGAGGGCAGTAAGAACAATTATTCTTCCCCCAGAGGACAGGTATTTCCCTTTACAAGACATGTTATTCTTTCACAATAAAATGGTTGACATTCCATGATgtctgtgcgcgcgcgcgcgcgagagagagagagaagaccaAATTACCCAGAACAAACAGAGAAAACTAGCCCCTGTAATTCAGTGCCACACTCCCAACAAGCTTAACAACCCTTCTTCACTAAAAAGCACATCCAACTTTCGAAAATGGGAGCCGTAAGTGACATTTGGTTAGCAATTTGGATTGACATTGGACAACTAGCTGCGACTTTTGTTGCTTGCCAGAATCAACATGGGATATTTCTTTCCAGAGGATAATTGAGTGGTTTGTGCATCACAAGGCTTGTTGTGATTAAGATCGTTTGTTAATAGTAAATGATTCGCGTGACAGCCTGCATGGCTTACTATAGGCATGCCAGATGAAATGTGTTGCATCTTATCCAAAGAAGAAATCTGACAAATTAGATCTGCGTCTAGCTAAACTGAACACTAGTTACTGAGGGAGCTACATACAGAGTCGAACTACTACGAAACTGATCTCATTAGATCCTCCTGGCTTAGCATACAAATCGTGGAGAACTGATTCAGAGTTTTTTAAGAGCATCAAGCATGCTTTGGCGTGGGCGATACATGGCCTCTAGAGGAATAGCCTTGGCCAAAGCTAGACCCGAGCCTTGTGTTGTCATGTCCACCTCTTCCTTTCCAATCCCTTCCCACTCAAAGCACTGGATCAGAGTTCCCAATGCTAGGCCAACCACCCTCATTGCAAGGCCTTCACCTGGGCACCTTCTCCTTCCCATCCCAAAGGGGAGCATCAACTTCCCTTCCCCCTTCCCACCCTCAAATCTTTCTGGCATGAACTTTGTAGGCTCCTCCCACACCTTGGGGTCCCTGTGAACTGCATATGCATTGACCAGTAGCATCATTCCACGTGGAATATGAAAACCTCCCACACTACAATCTTGGGATGATTCATGAGGCAACAGAAGAGGGGTTGTTGGGTACATCCGAAGAGCTTCGGTGATGACACACTGGAGGTGTGGAAGATTGGAGAGATCCGATTCCTCCAGCAGGCGCTCATTTCCTACTTGTGTGTCAATCTCATCCCTCATCTTCTTCAATGCTTCTGGGTTGTTAAGTAGGAGAGACATCACCCACTCAGTTGTGTCAGCTGTAGTACTTACGCCAGCTCCTAATAAACCCTGTTACAGGAAAATGCTCCACTTGTAAGCTTCAGTGATCGTTGGGAAGCATTCTAGCTTTTATATCACTGGTACAgaaaaaattagtttttatgtCATTGAATTGCATTTACGTTGCAAGTGGCTGCAACAGTTACTATTCACTATGGTACTGCACAGAAATCAGAAGATCCCAATTAGGTGTAAAAACTAGGTGGATTTCTTGTTTTTGGTGTGCGGATTTTTCTATTGTGGAGCTCAATTTTTTGGATGTTCAAGGCATTGCTCATGCACAAAGTGGTATTAGAATGACACAGAATCTCAGTTAAAAAAGAAAAAGCCAAAAATAACTGGTCTATAGTTTTCAATTGGGAATTTTATTTTGGAATAGGGTCACTGATAGCACAAATTTTTCCcccaggaaaagaaaaaaatttcagggAAAGTTGATGTTTAACTTTTTGATTGCTTTAATCACAATCGAACTATGTGATTTGAGACGAAGAACTGTTATATCAAGCAGCTTAACATTTTAATGTGCGATTGATTCATGAGCAAAACTCACACAAAAGAGATACAAAGTTGCTGCATAAGTGCATGACTATCGTAATTCTCCTTTTTTTCTGCATATGGCACAAAGTGCGACAAAGCCTGGAGTAATATGATTCCCTTATTgacgagaaaaaaataaaagaagttaaACAACATCCATTAACTTTGCTAAAGATCATATCTCATCCTTATGCTATTAGAATAATTGTTCAGTTGATCTAGTAATTTTGGATTTTAGGAGTGAGGTGAGAGCACGAGAGGACGTGGGCGCCAAATCCCCTGTATCTTGAAGAACTCGATTACTTAGATTATTTGATTGCAGAATAAGTTAATCCGAAATAGATAGACTATCGGAATCTTTATTTACATAGTTTTTGAAATCTACAAATATATGTTTTAGAGTTTGAATTAAATTGAGTACATTAATGAGTCTTGTAAAGATAAAAGCAGGGGACCCTAAATATGGGGAAAATATATCTTTCATCATATGCAGAATATGACAGTGTACCATATCAATCATCTCATCTTCTTTTTGGAGGCGCTATTTGTCATgcatttttttttggtgattagCCTACATCAACAAGGTAAAAAATGGATAGAATGAATTAAGGAAGCTAAGATGGCAGCAAGGAACTTACTGTACCAAGTGCTTTGATCACTTCATCGGTGTAGTACCTGGGATCCGTCTCCTGTAGCGATAGCAACCCACCCATCATAGTCTTTTTCTCCACCCCTTCCTCCTTGCTTTTCCTCCTGTGCTCGTCAATCAGTCTCTGCATCAATTCATCCCTTTCTTTATGGAACCTCGCCAGCTTCTTGCTGTATCCCTTATAATCGACCCATCTCAGCACTGGAAAGAAGTCAGCCAGATTCGACGCTCCGATCGCTGGCGCGGCCTCCTCCGCCAGCTTCCAGTACCTTCTCGCCTCCTCGGAGAACCCCGCCTGCTGCTCCTCCTCCTCGTCGCAGAACCTCTTTCCTGCGATCATCCTCATGATCACGTTCAAAGATAGTGCGATCAACCTCGACTTCACCGCCGCTTTCGCGAACCCGTCCATCGCTTTCGTGGTCTGCCAGTCCCGAACAAGTTGGCGAACCATGGCCCGGACCTCTCCAGCGCGAATCCCGGATAAGGAGTGCAGGCGATGTGTGGAGAAGGCCTCGACGGTGGCGATGCGGCGGAGGTTGCGCCAGTGGGGTCCATAGTTGGCTACGGCAAGGGAGATGTAGTTGTAGGTCGGGTGTTTCCAGGAGGGAAGGCGGGGACGGTTGGCGAAGGTGATGTCGTGCTTCGAGAGGCACTCTTCGGTGGCAGAAGGGGAGGAGACGAGGATGACAGGGCGGGAGCCGAAGCGGAGGAGGAGGACGGGACCGTGGCGGTCGGCGAGGCGGGCGAGGTTTTGGGGGAGGGGCTTCTTAAGTAGATGGAGGTGACCGATgaaggggagggagggagggctgGGTGGGAGGTTCTTCGTGTTCTTGGAGAAGAAGAGGAGTTTAACGAAGAGTAGGAGAGCTAGGAATAGAGAGATGTAGGAGATGGTTCCCATGGTGGAGATGGTAATTAATAGCGGGGGTGAGGAAGTGCTGTTGAAGCTACTGACGGATGGCGGATATGTTTATCGTCTCCGTTTGCCCGCACTCTATGGTTGATGGAAATTGAATTGAGCTGCTGCGATTATATAACAGTGCGGGTCGTTTGCGGTACCCGCGAAGCACCGGTGCACCGCGCTGATCATTCATCACACAATAGAATACCGCACATGATTATATGCGACATACATCATACAGTACATATCCATATACGGCTATCCATCGTTCGATATATCATACCATATTATGTACCGCCATGCTCATTATGTATGAATTCTCTCAAGTTTTTTTTGGAAACACCAAAAATTCTTTGCCATGCGTGCACAACATCATGGATGCGGATGTGGCTGTGGATGGCTATGGTATCAAACATATATGAGAGCTTTTTttcagaataatataaaaaaaaaaattaattatcaaaataatttaaaatttaatttttttatcaaaataatgtaaaagaaaaaaataccattttgaatgacgtttttttcttttccacatcacctcttttcttccacgATGGGAACGATGGGAAGGTGGGAGGTGACGGCGATTCTAAAAATGCCGTCTTAAATGACGTTTCTAAAAACTTAAATGGCGTttctaaaaacgccattcaaaatggcgtttttattttttccaccaaaaataaaaaaaaaatcgagaaagaatgagaaaaaaataaattttaaaattttaaattaataaataaattaaaattttaattttgattaaaatttaaaatataaaaatttgaatttgtaattcaaataaaaaaaataattttagatgattttttatcgaattatttttttaaaaaaaatgtctaaaaaaatttttaaaaataaaaagtgccattaaaaaattaaaattttaaaaaaatcgagaaaaataaaaataataatttgaaatttaaaaaaagtaaattttttaaaatgaattaaaataaaaatatcatttcaaattactttctcaaattaaaattaatttatttaaaaaatatttgaaataaaaaaaaatagcctaaaaaaatttcataaaaacagaaagaaataaaaaaaataaaaaaataatataattgtaaatttgaataaaaaaattaaatttttaatttgaagtaaaatttgataaaaaaataaatgcataaaaaagtgaaaaaatgaggaaaaaatgtgaaaaaaagaaatttataaattaaatttttaaacaaataagaattttaactttaattcaaataaaaaatataatttcaaattacgttgtccatttcaaaatattttttaaaaaattatctcaagaaaagaaaaaaatattgtaaaaaaataaaaaaataccctaaaaaagaaaaaaaaggaaaaaatagaattgaaaaacaatagaaattataattctaattgaaaaataaaatttataattttcaatttgaagaaataaaaattataattgtaattgaaataaaaataacaatttaaataactaaattaatttaaatataattgtttaaaaaatattttaaataaagaaaaaaaatgtaataGAATGtcgaaaagataaaaatgaaagaaaactaaaattaaactaaaattaaatataattttagttttctttcatttttatctttttgacattctattacatatttttttctttatttaaaatattttttaaacaattatatttaaattaatttagttatttaaattattattttttatttcaattacaattataatttttatttcttcaaattgaaaattataaattttgtttttcaattagaattagaatttctattttttttcaattctattttttcctttttttttttagggtattttttatttttttacaatattttttttcttttcttgagataatttt
Protein-coding regions in this window:
- the LOC105057118 gene encoding cytochrome P450 81Q32-like, yielding MGTISYISLFLALLLFVKLLFFSKNTKNLPPSPPSLPFIGHLHLLKKPLPQNLARLADRHGPVLLLRFGSRPVILVSSPSATEECLSKHDITFANRPRLPSWKHPTYNYISLAVANYGPHWRNLRRIATVEAFSTHRLHSLSGIRAGEVRAMVRQLVRDWQTTKAMDGFAKAAVKSRLIALSLNVIMRMIAGKRFCDEEEEQQAGFSEEARRYWKLAEEAAPAIGASNLADFFPVLRWVDYKGYSKKLARFHKERDELMQRLIDEHRRKSKEEGVEKKTMMGGLLSLQETDPRYYTDEVIKALGTGLLGAGVSTTADTTEWVMSLLLNNPEALKKMRDEIDTQVGNERLLEESDLSNLPHLQCVITEALRMYPTTPLLLPHESSQDCSVGGFHIPRGMMLLVNAYAVHRDPKVWEEPTKFMPERFEGGKGEGKLMLPFGMGRRRCPGEGLAMRVVGLALGTLIQCFEWEGIGKEEVDMTTQGSGLALAKAIPLEAMYRPRQSMLDALKKL